Part of the Propionimicrobium sp. PCR01-08-3 genome, GAGCCGCAACAGCAGGCTGTCCAGCCATGCCGCGTCGGCCACTGCGAAACGGACGCGAGCCGAACCGTCGTCGTTCTTCTCGACCTCCCGAACCGGATAGTAGTCGATCACCCAGGTGGCACTCGGCGCCAATTCGAGCACGACCTCGCCATCGGACTGATCGAACCAGCCGCCGGCCAACGACGGAATGGCCCCGTGGCCGGTGGCCGATCTGCCGGTCGGTTCGGCCCCGGCGATGCGATCCAGCCGGTAGGTCCGCCAGTCTTCGCGCTCGACACTCCAGGCCTGCAGGTAGACCACCGAGTCCCGCATCTGCAGCTCGGCGGGATCGACTACCGGATAGCTGGTCTCGCCGCGGGCTGCCCCGTCGTAGACAAGGCGCAGCTGCAGGCTGTTCTCGATGGCGGTGGTCAGCGTCTCACGAATCTGATCGTCTCCCTTGTTGACTGCCAGCACGACGGGGGCGCGTTGCCCGGTTGCCTCCGAAAGTTTCACGGCCGCGCTGCGCGCCGCCTCTCCCCCTTCACCCGTCGCCATCTCTGCAACAGCTTGTAAGGCCACCAGGAGGGAGACCGCTTCGTCAGGCGTGAAGCGCGCCGGCCTGGTCAAGTAGTCGGCGTTGCTGATGTGGATGATGCCTTCATTCTGAGCGGCGTCCATGTCCACCTCGATGAGGTCGCCCGGAAGCCCACCGGGAAGACCACACATCCACAACACATTCAGGTCGGCCAGCAGTTGCTTCTTGCTGATGCCGAAGTCTTCCGCGGTTTCGGCGACGGTGATTCCCGGATGCGCCTGCAGGTACGGCACCATGGCGAGCAGCCGGGCGACCTGATCTTGAGAAGTTGTCATCGCCGTCACACCCCCGTCGGTTCTTGGAAACCATCGCCGTGTGCCCGAACCACTTCTTCGAGTTGTCGCAATACCTCGGTTCTCAAGTCGGCCGGTTCCAGGACGATCAGGTCAGGTCCGTAACTGGCGATCTCGGCAGCCGCGTTGGCCCCGGCCAGCTGCAACCGGTACGCCTCGAATCCGGGAGGCAGCACCTGGCTGACGCTCACCTTGGTTCCTCTGCGCCGCAAGGCGGGCGCCCGATCCGCCCGAATCGCCAGCACGACATCGAGATCGGGCTGGGGAATCAGCCTGGTCACCTGCTCGTTCATCTTCTCGGCGGGCGGCGGGACGAACGCGTCCGGTTTGCCTGTTCTGGACACCTCACCAACGATGCGGGAAAGCTTGAAAATGCGGGGGGCATCGCGTCCGGTATCGAAACCCAGCAGATACCCGCCGTTGC contains:
- a CDS encoding WYL domain-containing protein — its product is MTTSQDQVARLLAMVPYLQAHPGITVAETAEDFGISKKQLLADLNVLWMCGLPGGLPGDLIEVDMDAAQNEGIIHISNADYLTRPARFTPDEAVSLLVALQAVAEMATGEGGEAARSAAVKLSEATGQRAPVVLAVNKGDDQIRETLTTAIENSLQLRLVYDGAARGETSYPVVDPAELQMRDSVVYLQAWSVEREDWRTYRLDRIAGAEPTGRSATGHGAIPSLAGGWFDQSDGEVVLELAPSATWVIDYYPVREVEKNDDGSARVRFAVADAAWLDSLLLRLGGSARVMVPGGAGAAAAAAAQEAIDRTRAVFPGD